The following is a genomic window from Solanum lycopersicum chromosome 6, SLM_r2.1.
gtgatCTTTTTTATTCagtaattaatatttcaaaataattactgtaacgTACTGTTTAAGGTcttatttgttttcattaatattaagaaGTTTGAATCTGAATACACATCTCAATATTAAGATTTGCATTAAGATTCAGATGTTTTGATCTGAATAcacatctaaatattaaaatgtggTCTCTAAATCCAAACACttttcaatatctgaatgtGCATGTGAAGttatcattaaattaataaaatatcataaaaatttcataattaacaaaatatatcgcttttgattaaaaaaaagttttagtaATCATGATTGAaagtacattatttttttaattcaaaaccTTGATAAAAGCCAGTACACCAACAGTGTTCTTGACACagtcaatacaagaaaattattaatataatagaaaacttGAAAGGATTTCAAGAGAgaaaaaatggtgtttgattgagaaaagagagaaagaaaatttttcgTTATGAGATAAAAAGACACGCTTAACGCAGAGAAacgatgatttattatttaataacttattaaatGAGTCTGAATGTTGTTAAGAGTCTCTTACAGATCTGATTCATTTAGatatcccctcaacctatacttgaaatttcagagacactaaggtcctattacctactaaatttattttattaataattttttatcccttttcaGCCTATGTAACACTATTTTGTGGATCTAACGCTGActgtcttttttttctttaaaataagttCTACCCAATCTATTTGTTATTCAATATTCAGCAGCAACTGCTAATTAATTGCTACATAGTCATGATTTCTACCCATATTATTTGGACTatattctctttctctttttgatcTTCAAGTCTTTCTTCAATTCTTCTCACTTATATCATCCATTAAAAAAAACAGATCTTAACTTATTAGTTCATGGGTTTGCATTTACTGATTATTTTAAAGCTGAATTTGAGAGCATCTTCTTTGAGTTTAAATACTCCTTTAGTCATAAGCTTGTTATGCCCTTTTATAATAAGGCTAGCTGCTTGTTCTTTTAAACCTCTTCATCAAATTCACTATAATTTGGTTCATTCTATTAGGCTTTTTTTCTTCCAGATGAGCCAAATTACCTTAAATTCTCAACCCCCAGCACCTACACGATGGGAAAGAGCTGTTCGTCTTGTCTACGAGAGATTCACACGTACAAGGCACACACAATTTCGAGAGATGGATGAAGAGAGCTTGCGCGCTCTCTCCATGATTGCTCTTTGAACTAAGATTTGATTGGAATTTCGGGTGGGTAAAGACGAAAGAGgtagattttgaatttaaattcaatGATTTAGTTGCTTGTCGATCTATCGAtagtataaattttttcaagttGTGATCATAGTAGTTTAGTATCTATTgaaattttagttaaaaataataatattaggtCAGTTGGATTGATCTGTTGatttattattatacatatactGGTGTTGTGGTACATTTCAAAGCTTTTTTTGTCCgttctttttttaatcaagtataatttttgttgttctttatcggaaattagatttaaaatttaaatttaatgagTAAAAATACGATAATTTTCCTACTAGTAATAGATACCAGAATGCTTAAATAGCCAAATAGATTAGCTTAAAATATGGagattgttttattttagttgCTAAAAATGCGTTAAAAATTGCTAAGCATCTCTTTTAAAAGAAGGAATTTGTGGTAGGTAAGTGCCAGCAAATAGTTAGGGCCTACGAGCAACTTGGCCACAATTTAAAGCAGCAGCCATGTAAGTGATTGTggggaaaaaaacaaaaacaaaaattgaaaataaagaaaataatatgttattttttcgaAATATTGAACTTTTAGATAAGAtaatttatgtgtttttaacGTTTCCTCTAATTTTATCTAGAGAACCTTAATTGCCATAATTAGGAAATAGCTTTAATAGTTGAAACAATAAAATGTTCACTTTAAAGTTTAGATAAGACTAGAAATGACGCATCAACAGATAAATCTATCCGATCAATTTAGAGTTAATGACCCGTTTAATTTGActttgtttaaaatttgaattgatatatcatttatattgacattgacctataacaaaattatatttgattttttttcatgatatttttgtACTTAATATGGTATATAGTCATAATATATGGAAACAAGATTAGGTACTCAAAATAGATTATATGAAAACAaacaaatcatttaaaattgaaaattgaacaaattatagaaatacatgccttttgttttacttatttccattatttcctattaatttaaaaatctctaaaattccttatttctttaatacatccgagctacatattaatgtattatagcgagtatttaatatattcaagctacatattatgtatcggAGCTAGTTTTTAACGTAgccgagctacatattaatgtattcaaaataatatttaatgtatccgagctatatattaatatatccgAATTTCAATTATTGTAtccgattttttttttaatttttaagaaattaatgtaattagaaatttttagggatagattgtaatttcatactgaagttatgaaatttatgtaacaTACGCAAATTGGATAGTAATTAAGAACTGGTTTAATTGAGTTAATGACTTAATTTTTAGTTCATTTTCGAATCAGCCTAATCTATTTCAAGTAAGTTTTGGACTGATCAATTACCCACTTACTTAACAActcaactcattttaatatactGAATTTCAACTTAATCCATTCATTTAATACTCGTAAATTAGATTACTGATAAAATCACAAAAGCATCTGGTGAAGGTGAAGAAAATGTACAAGTGAAATGAATTCATTTGATGTGACATTACTATGTTATGCAGCAAGCTGGAGAACTTGTCCCCCACCTTACAGGGACTAATTAAGGAGAGAATATCTGGGGAaggtttattaaattttgtttcaCGTTACGAAAACAATATACTCTTTGTTGATGATGTCGAATTTTGGGCCttcaattattatattgaacaaaaatcacaatttattCCATGTTTAGCCTTGTTTTGGTTGAGACTTTCAGAATGTTCATTATGACTTCTTTCTCCATATTTTCTTTATCGCTTAATACATCAGCGGATAATTATGCTTTTTGATTTTGAGTGTATATAAATATACACTTAAACTTGAATAAGATCGAACAAATAAATACGCGTGTCCTACATTACATAATACACGTAGAATGCcatgtaaatataaaaattgtcaTGTAGGACAAATGTAttcatttgttcaattttatacaaatttaaatgtctattGTGCATATACAAAGTTAAAGATCATAGTTGTGAGCTGACGTCAAGTTAAAAGAACATTTTTATGTGTTAGGTCTTTCTAGACTCTAATGTACAAAAAAATCAACGTAAAGTgagcaattgaaaaatataagcaACATGGATCTTTTATGTGAAGTGACAAACAGAAACTCACACAGTTTGTGAGTCTTTTCATTACGTTAAGAATTTGGATATTAGAGAAGGATCGATattcttattgaaattatttatgataCGAACAAATTATCTagttatatgtataattcgttataatGACGTGAACCTGGTCTTGCTCATATTAATTTGAGAATTCTGTGCTCGACTAGCAGAGAAGACATATGACATATCCAAATGgcaaatgataaatataaaaagaaaaataagtcatataaattgggaGTAAATGACAAATACAAAACACcgctattttcatctattatgACATTGTGAGGCTTTATATTTCTGTGGATGATGGGCATAGTAAATTCAGTTTGCAGGAAAACGATTGCAGAAGCAACATGGCGTGCAACTTGTAATCGATTTTCCCAAGACAATGACGATTTCTATTAAGATTAACCTTTTTGAAAAGTAGATCGCTGAGAGATATAGCTTCTAACATATTCATACACCATAACTGACTGTTCAAATTCTAGACAGCAACTGACAAGTCTCTAACACATTTTTGAGATGACTCATTTGAACAGTAATTGCTATATTTCGGTGTAtattgaaggaatattgattgtattgaagtgttaacctaataagggaatatatgggagatatatataggagatataggaaggagtactaatcctaataggactaggattaaaaAGTACTAATattaggactaggattaagaagtactaatcctaataggactagttGGGGTGCCTCCAAGCTTTTCAATATGTTGTTAgcttttcaattattttcttcatttctatttatatatcgtttttattaaaaataatcttaatacttattatttacAAAACTAATGCATAAATGACAATACTATTTTACTTTGAAAGTATAAATTTGACCGACAAAGGAAAATTAAATGGTTAATTCATGTTCATTGGTcaatttaataaatcaaaataaattaatttatgttcttaaTAAGAACATTTTATATAATGTTGTTTAGCCTCTGGCTCACCATTTTAGCTCTTCGACAGAACCAAGCCTTCCGCGGCTGAAGAAAGAAAATCCTCAGTCCGGTGATCTATTTAGACATTTAATAGCCCAAATTAGTCTCCACAAGAAATTCTTCTCAATCCCTTTTTGAATCTCCCTGTTCGTTGGACCACTATACATTCAATACTTTCACCATAGTTGCTTACAGAAAAAAATCAACAGAAATTCAGCACAGTTTGTgagttttttcataatttaacaattgcagatatcattttttattcaacATAAATAGGAGGGTACAAACAAACAAACCGAATTTCCTTAAAATTGGAACCTCTAAACATTTCATTTTGAGCAAGAGCGAAAAGACTTTTCCATTCGACACAATTCCCTTGCGACATGAATCATGTAGGGTCTATCATCTCCCTTATCAGCTGTGCATTTCTTAGCAAGGTCCAAATAGTCTTTCAATGGTTGCTCAATCTCAATTCCATGTTCTTCTAAAATGGTAAGATCCACTATATCTAGTACATTATCCTCCCGAACATAACGATCCACGTTGGTTGCATTTTTCACTCTATCTATATAATTTAATGTCGGTACTAATTCTATATCTCTTACTCTAATCATAATATCGTACACGTCCTTTCCAGTTAATAGCTGAAAGAGGAGAATCCCAAAGCTGTAGACATCAGTTTTTTGAGTAATAATTAACTGCTGCTCATATTCTGGAGCTATATACCCGTCTGTTCCACACACACCATTATCTATTACCTCCAATTCCCCTGGAGGTAATGATATGGAGAGTGAGAAGTTCAATATTTTGGCAACGCCGCTCTTGTCATCTATTATGACTTTTGATGGTTTTATATCTCTGTGGATGATAGGCGTAGTAAATTCAGTATGGAGGAAAACGATTGCAGAAGCGACATCACGTGCAACTCGTAATCTATTTCCCCAACATAGCGATTTTCTATTAAGACTaaactttttgaaaagtagATCATCGCTAAGAGATATAGCTTCAACATATTCATACACCATAACTGCTTCTTCAAATTCTAGACAGCAACCGATCAGTCTCAGCACATTCTTCAGATGACTCATCTGAGCAGTAACTGCTATATCTCGATGGATATTGAAGAATTTATATCGGTTGAACCTAACTAAAATGGGGCGGTTGTCTAGTGAGCTCGTAACCAAAACCACACCTCGGAGCTCCATTTTGGTTGTAGAGTGTTTTACTGCCTTGTCGATCTCTATGGCAGTGAAGTACCGAATGGGAATTCCATCGCATAAAGCAAGAAGCTCCTGAAGCACACAACTTCCATTCTTTAAACAACAATCATGCTCtttcttccgccttacaatagttTTTTCCTGAAGAAAGGCATAATTTGAATTGGGATTAGTAGTGTAATCTATGAAAAAAGTAGGAAGCTGCTACCTGTTGGTTTTAATTTGTCATTTGTGCATTGATTCCACACTAATTGAGTTTCCATTGAAAATTTGACACTAGCGCGTACATTAAATTCCACACAAAATGACAACAAGTGGGGTTTCCAAGCACTTTCATATCATCAAGTCCATTACGACACCTTGTCCTCTTTGATATTTTGCTGTTAGTCCACCAAAAGTATTACAAATAATggtaacaataatatttttaaaggataaaaaaaaaactaataagtAAGGATTTCAGCCTAAGTAACGTGTATCAATCTACCGCCGtcagctttaaaaaaataaaatatatcctaaaatgttaatgtgaaatacgtttatactaattttgtacaattttacaaaaatatattattttagtaaGTTACTTTATATTCTGGCTTAGTTTTGATCAAAACCTCCAAAATTGGCCATCAGTAGTGCAATTTCTTAGAAATCACACGGTAAAACATTGACATTATTAGTATTCTTTTAAGccatatttatatacattatgttgaaatttgacataaaaatataatattaatttttttattttgaatttaaacttatgttatattatcagtttcatttgttttagtaaTAATGAGTTGATATTTCACATTGTgagtcatttatttttaattagacttGATAGATTATCTTTtttctcatgattttttttgtcaaacaagtatttttttatgtttgtagaaattatctacttttattttttattattagtttaatttaatgaaaatttactaattttaaaaatctaaattaagtttttatcatataaaataaaaacatatgtttgttaattaacatattttaaaagaatcaaaatatcttaaatatttcatttaaatcatttataaaTGCCTTCATTTGTCTAATgtagatatttaattttaaaaatataatataacctTGTGATTAGACTTATGCATATAATTACTCGGTGATAAACAATGAAGTCAGCATAAATTACCAGATAGTTATTTGGAAAGAATTACCTGCAGTGATATTATCTGAATTCTAttactaaaattaattgaatgaGAATGACAAGAACAAAACTAACATGGTCCCATTTCTTTTATAAACCGAAAAAACTGAATTTCCTTGAAATTGGAACCTAATACTATTAATATCTCAAAGaattaaaatgaacatttaATTTTGACCCAGGGCAAGGGCAAGGGCATGGCACTTTAACGTGAATTTAATATCGTTTCTTTTGATTCCACTGTATCATACGGGCCTTTCTGGTTAATTAATAGCTGAAAGAGGAGAACCCAAAGCTGTAGATATCAGTTTTTTGAGTAATAATACACTGATGGTAATATTCTGGAGCTATATCCACTCACACCATCATCTAGTAACTCCAATTCCCCTGGAGGTAATGATATGGAGTGTGAGAAGTTCAATATTGTGGCAGTGCCTCTCTATCATCACATTGTGAGGCTTTATACTTCTGTGGATGATGGGCTTAGTAAATTCAGTATGCAGGAAAACAATTTCAGAAGCAACCTCTCGTAATCTATTTCCCCAACATAGCGATTTTCTGTTAAGATTATCCTTTTTGAAAAGTAGATCGAAAAGAGATATAGCTTCAACATATTCATACACCATAACTACTTCTTCAAATTCTAGACAACAACCTACAAGTCTCAACACATTCTTGAGATGACTCATCTGAGCAGAAATGGCTATAttgttaggaccggaaataagcaggcgtaaacgcggaagctaacAAAGTAAatctcaaaagaccacgagtaagaagacaacaagaaatataccaaaagacacaaaaatttGACGTGGTTCAGTTAATCGACCTACATCCACAAAGGAGATAGCAATCCACTAAGAAataacctcaaccaattcactcgaaatacatgggaggttcacacaagtgatagatatcaaacttgtgacccataaattttCCCTTCTaatcaaaactctcaaagccattaagactacattgtgaatgctgactAAGTTaaaaggaacatgcctctatttatagagttctgGACCTTTTACTAccagaaaaaaaattagtcaatccaaaacctttttttctaaaaggaaaacctccccttggcctgaatttctgacaaaacatatttgtccaccttcttcacttaatcttcaATAACTTGCTTCTTTTCTCCATGAATATGATGATATCAAAAACAATTTAGTGATATTTAGTTGTTTTTTCACCTATCAAACTAATAGAGCACAttgaatcataatacataaaatttattttagtttcaaaatttaaagagtcATTGAATTAGAAGAGTCATTTATTATTAAAGTGAAGTTGTTGAACTTCATATTCCATCataatgtaattaaaatattaatatttaataaattaattaattttatttttatttagtgaaAGGGCAAAATGATAAtccaattttaaatatttgagcttcccacttataataatatatgatatatattatgtctcctttttattatcataaatatgttCTTTCAATTGTTTTTTCTCTCAATCAATCTCATTTAACTTGCTAttaaatttggagaaaattaaaaaatatataaagtaattatataaatactcaGTCATGGTCCCATTTCTTTCGGTATACCGAAGTAATCAATCTAAAATAGTGCAAAATAAAGATCAAATTAACACTTTCATTATCTGTGATGTCATTTTTTTCCCAACGGTACAAACAAACTGAATTTCCTTTGAATTGAAACTTAATATAAATAGTTCAGAGAATTcaaataaacattttaatttataggcCTTTACTAACACTCTAAATAAATGTCATTAAAATCTTTAGCGACAGTAGATGTAATGGCATTAGATTAAATGTCGCTAAAGGTTTTTATAGCAATAAAAATTGcctctaaaagaaaaattaaataccaCTAAAGATCTCTTTCGTTGTAGTGATACCTTCTCTTCTTAGCTAGTTGACTAATTGTGCTAAAAATGTGGTCTATTGTTTCCTCTTTAGCGTTTATGCAATTTATGCATCAGGAATGTGCTGCTTCAATCAACAAATACAAACTAAGGAGAAATCAAACTAAATAGAGCAAAGTAAAGATCAAATTGACAATTCATTGATCTTTTTTGTTTAACATAAATATGAGGCTACAAACAAATTGAATTTCCTTGAAATCGGAACCTAATACGAATACCTCTAAACAGTTAATTCTGACCAAGAGCGAGGGCACGAAAAGACTTTTCCATTCGACACAATTCCCTTGCGACATGAATCATGTAGGGTCTATTATCTCCCTTCAAAGCTGTGCATTTTTTAACAAGATCCAAGTAGTCTTCCAACTGTTGTTGAATATCAATACCATGCTCTTCTAAAATGATAGGGTCCGTTATATCCATTACATTAGCCTCTTTAATATAGTGATCGAGAAGGACGTAAGAGGTTGGAAGATTTTTAAAATCTACTATTGTCTCTTTTGAATTCGTAGAATTACCCGAGTCTTCTCCAAAATGTATTTTCTCTTCTGATTTTATAGAATCCACTCTGTCAATAATATCGTACACGTCCTTTCCGGTTAATATCAGTAAGAGAAGAATCCCAAAGCTGTAGACATCAGTTTTTTGAGTACTAATACCTGAGGCTAAATTTTCTGGAGCTACATACCCCATTGTTCCACACGCCTGATCTTGTACCTCCAATTCCCCTGGAGGCAGTGATATGGAGAGCGAGAAGTCTACTATTTTGGCAACACCGCAGATCTCATCAATTATCACTTTAGATGACTTTATATTTCTGTGGATGATTGGCGTAGTAAATTCAGTATGGAGGAAAACGACTGCAGAAGCGACATCACGTGCAACTCGTAATCTACTTCCCCAAGACAAGGACGATTTTCTATTAAGATTaccctttttgaaaagtagATCGCTAAGAGATATACctttaacatattcatacacGATAACTGGCTCTTCAAACTCTAGACAGCAACCGATTAGTCTCAGCACATTCTTCAGATGACTCATCTGAGCAGTAATCGCTATATCTCGATGGATATTGTAGGTCCATTTATTGAACCTAACTAATACAGGGCGGTTGCCTAGTAATCCCGTAACCATAGACACATCAGCAAGTTCCATTTTGGTTTGAGAGTTTTTTATTGCATTATTGATCTCTATGGCAGAGAAGTAACGGATGGGAACTCTGCAATTTCCGTCGCATAAAGCAAGAAGCTCCTGAAGCACACAACTTCCGTTCTTCAAATAACAGTCCTTCTCTTTCTTCCGCCTTACAGCagagaaaaaaagatttttactGAAGAATGGCATGTCTAATTTGGGATAAATTGGCACATCGCTACTCACCAGTCAGAAGCTGCTATCTTTATTTGTGCATTGAATTCCACACAAATTGAGTTTCCAACAACTTTCATTGTGAATGTAGGTAGCATCAGTGGAAACGCGTCTGCTTTACAAAGTTAAGTCTCCGttaacctttttttaaaagaaaaataacgcGTGATACCTCTAAGCTTTTGTCCGTTTGTTCTTCTCTTTTCCACTTCTATTGTCCCTTTacaatgttttacttaaaaaataaataaaaaaattgtccttTCGGCTTCGgattaatttttgttctttttttattaaaaataggcTTACTAGTACTtgttattttacaaaattaatgcATAAATGATAATACTTCTTAtgttcacttttaattgtcatattgtgcttttcaaaagtcaatttgaactaattttcaaagttaaattagattgcataaataagatattttatgTCATGACCCTTTTGATCGTTTTGAGTACTaaagttttttatttcataaaatactttccAATAGATTTTAAATGAGTATTTTAGACTATTCGTAACTAGAGTTATAAAATTAAAGggataaattaaataactaatttagttcgtggttaaagaaaattgcatcacaataaatagatagtcacttttattaattaagCATATAATGATTAGATTAGTAAATAATCTACCATAAAAATCGCACGATCGTAGAGCAAAGAGTGAAAGACGGCCTGAGGTAATTCTTTCACTAGAATTTTTCCAGCATTCTAATTTATATTGTTGGTTGATTACCTTTAAGTGGATTTGTATGTTGAATAGTGAAAATGAATAAAGAATCGAAAGGTACAAGTTGAGGAAAGTAATGATTGGTCAAATTGGGGATGAAAACAAATATTGTTTGAAAGGTTAGGTTGTTGTTATAATTAGGgaaggttatatatatatatatatatatatatatatatatatatatatatatatatatatatatatatatatatatatatatatatgggtgTAAATGGATGATGAATTGGAGGGGCAATATAGCAacttttgtatataaaaatggTCGATAAGtgtttatattataaaaatcattatggCTAGATATAGATGTGTATTCAATAGTTAAAGGTGCATTCTGATTGGAAGATGGAGACCAACCATTAATGATGAGCAAATAAAGTtttagagtgtgtttggtaacaatgaaaatgttttttatagaaaatattttttcagaaaatatttttttgaaaaataagtaaattttaaacttatcttttcatatttggttggtgagtagaaaaaatattttagaaataaattttagtgtttgatttatgaataaaaaatgtttttgagagacatcttttatttttactagagtagaaaataatttataaaattaaaaatatttttaaaaataatttttatttggggtgggggtgggggtggggagagggggagggggagggggttaggagtgaaaaaataaaaatttggactttatagtatttataaaaaacaaaattaatttttggggggattggtggggggggggggggggaggagtttaaaaataaaaatttgaagttaaaaatattttgaaaaagcaaaattatttttttgggaagGGTTGGGGTTGGGGAGGGGGGCTGGCCGGTGGTGAGTGGGTTGGGGTCAGGGatagggtaaaaaaaaaaaaaattttaaaattgaattttttttaaattgttgttttcccccaaaaaaatgtaaatttaaaattggatgagagttttggaaaatgttttccttaatttttgaagggaagtcttttccttaatt
Proteins encoded in this region:
- the LOC101253598 gene encoding LOW QUALITY PROTEIN: serine/threonine-protein kinase ZRK1 (The sequence of the model RefSeq protein was modified relative to this genomic sequence to represent the inferred CDS: inserted 1 base in 1 codon); this encodes MPFFRKKLXVRRKKEHDCCLKNGSCVLQELLALCDGIPIRYFTAIEIDKAVKHSTTKMELRGVVLVTSSLDNRPILVRFNRYKFFNIHRDIAVTAQMSHLKNVLRLIGCCLEFEEAVMVYEYVEAISLSDDLLFKKFSLNRKSLCWGNRLRVARDVASAIVFLHTEFTTPIIHRDIKPSKVIIDDKSGVAKILNFSLSISLPPGELEVIDNGVCGTDGYIAPEYEQQLIITQKTDVYSFGILLFQLLTGKDVYDIMIRVRDIELVPTLNYIDRVKNATNVDRYVREDNVLDIVDLTILEEHGIEIEQPLKDYLDLAKKCTADKGDDRPYMIHVARELCRMEKSFRSCSK
- the LOC101253295 gene encoding serine/threonine-protein kinase ZRK4 — encoded protein: MPFFSKNLFFSAVRRKKEKDCYLKNGSCVLQELLALCDGNCRVPIRYFSAIEINNAIKNSQTKMELADVSMVTGLLGNRPVLVRFNKWTYNIHRDIAITAQMSHLKNVLRLIGCCLEFEEPVIVYEYVKGISLSDLLFKKGNLNRKSSLSWGSRLRVARDVASAVVFLHTEFTTPIIHRNIKSSKVIIDEICGVAKIVDFSLSISLPPGELEVQDQACGTMGYVAPENLASGISTQKTDVYSFGILLLLILTGKDVYDIIDRVDSIKSEEKIHFGEDSGNSTNSKETIVDFKNLPTSYVLLDHYIKEANVMDITDPIILEEHGIDIQQQLEDYLDLVKKCTALKGDNRPYMIHVARELCRMEKSFRALALGQN